A segment of the Candidatus Methylomirabilota bacterium genome:
CGAGATCTGCTCCACGCGCGCCGGCAAGGCGCTGGCCCAGAAGCTCCTGGACAAGTGGTACCCGGCCGCGCTCGACATGTTCGGACGCTCGGACTCGCCGAACGCGCCCAAGTTCATCCACTGGGGGCTCAAGTCCGTCGGCAACGCCGAGATCCGCCAGGCCTACAAGGCGTATGTCGACCGCAAGCTCCTGGCCCTCGGCCTGGACCTGCCCGACGAGCGGAAGCACCGCCGCTTTTTGTGAGCGGGTGGACACCCGCCACTTCGAGCTCCAAGACCTGCTCTCGGAAGCGCTGATCGCGCTGGAGGCCGGTGACCGACCGGCCGTGGAGGCGGCGCTCCGCAAGGCGCTGCGCTGGGTCGAGAGCGACTGGCTGGCCACGCCAGGGCAGCTCCACCGGGCGCCGGATCCTCCGCAGGCGCCCGGTGCCGCGGAGCAGGACGAGAACGACGACGAAGAGTAGCCGGCTCGGCGCGCGGAGCCGGTCAGGGACGGCGATAGCGATCGACGATTGCCAGCAGCTCCTCGAGTGACATCGGCAGGAGCCGCTCGGGGATATTGATGGGGGCCCGGGTCAGCCCGTAGTTCACCCGCAGCAGCCATCGCCAGGCCGGGCTCCGCCGCGCCAGCAGCGTGTCCATGGATGCCGGCACGATACCCAGAAATCGCTGGCGCATGAACCGGTGGATGACGACCTCCCGGACGTCGTTCCACCGGATCAGGCCAGATCTCAGGAAAGGGGTGTGGGCGATGAGTCCCTCGCGAGAGATCACGAGCAGAGGTCGCCTCAGCCGGAGCACCAAGAACAGGGAGAGGCCCCCGAAGAACAGCACGCCGGCGCCCATGATCAGGCGGTCCCCCACGTTGGTCCGGAACGTGTCAGGGAGGAGGACGATGGCGAGGCTGAGGACCGCAAAGCCGGCGGCCAGGACGGCAGCCGTCACCAGCCGCCCCCGGGCCGGATAGATCACGATCTCCTGGTCCCGCTGGCGCTCTTGAGCCGGCGCCACCGGTCAGGCGTGCGGCGCCTGCTCGGCCTGTCGCACGCGCTGCGACAAGACGGTGAGCAGGCTCCGCGTCAGGTCGGAGGCCTTGCTCAGCAGCAGGGAGAAGTCGCTGCGCTTGATGACCAGCAGCCGGAGCGCCGTCTCCGCCACCACCGTCGCCGAGCGCGGGCCCCCGTCGAGCATGCTCATCTCGCCGAAGAACTTGCCGGGCCCCAGGCGCACGCGCTTCCGCGCCGACACCTCCACCTGCACCTTGCCGTCAACGATGAGGAAGAACTCCTCCCCCGGCTCGCCGACGCGCGTGAGCACGGTGCCGGCGGGCACCTCCTGGACTTCGGCGATCCGGGCGATGGAGCGGAGCTGGCGTTGCGTGCAGCCGGAGAGCAGCGGCACGCGCTGCAGGTGCTCGATCTTGTCGTCCTGGCGCAATTGGAACCCGAACGGGCCCGGCTTCGGCTCCGCCCCCTTCGGATCGTAGGGAATCGAGCCGTCCAGCATCCGGCCGATCAGCTCCATCACGAGAGCCCGTACAGCCGCCGGGCGTTGGCGCCGAAGATCTTCCGCTTCTGCTCGTCGGCGAGGTCGCCGCGGTTCCGGATCTCGTCGAGCGAGTCCGGGTAGCTGTTGTCCCAGTGCGGAAAGTCGGAGGCGTAGACGATCTGGTTGTCGCCCACCAGCTTCATCGCCTGCGGCAGCAGCCACTCGTCGGCCTCGCACGAGAAGTAGATGGTGCCGCTTCGCACGTACTCGCTCGGCTTCTTCTTCAGCACCGGCGCCTCGACCGCGCGCTTGGCGTACTCGTCGTCCATCCGCTCCATCCAGTAGGGCGCCCATCCGCAGCCGGCCTCCAGGAAGGCGATCTTGAGATCGGGGAAGCGCTCGGGGATGCCCTCGAAGACGACGGACGTGAGCTGGCGCATCTGGCCGAAGGCGTGCGAGCAGGTGTGGGCCTGGATGAAGCGCGGGAAGAGGTCCACGCCGCTGCCGCCCAGGTGGGAGCCGGAGGCGTGGACGCCCAGCATCACGCCGAGCCGCTGCGCCTCCTCGTAGATGGGCGCGAACCGCTCGTCGCCGAGCAGATGGTTGCCGTCGGCGGCCAGCATGGCGCCCACGTGGCCCAGCTCGCGCACCGCCCGCCGCAGCTCCTTCGCCGCCGCCTCCGGGTCCTGCACGGGCAGGAGCGCGACGGCCTGGAGCCGCGGGCTCACCTTGATGAACTCCTCGTGCATGAGGGTGTTGTAGGCACGGCAGAGGGCCACCGCCCACTGCCGGTCGCGGATGAAGCTCATGAAGAGCCCGAGCGTGGGATAGAGGACCGTCGCCTCCATGCCGCCCTTGTCGAGCGCGCTCAGCCAGGCATCGGCCGTCCCCGCGAATTGCCCCAGCGTCCCCAGCAGGCGCCGATCCCACCCGTCCTGGGGAAACCACGGGAACGCCAGCGGCCGCCGGCGGTACGGCTCGTCGA
Coding sequences within it:
- a CDS encoding STM3941 family protein translates to MAPAQERQRDQEIVIYPARGRLVTAAVLAAGFAVLSLAIVLLPDTFRTNVGDRLIMGAGVLFFGGLSLFLVLRLRRPLLVISREGLIAHTPFLRSGLIRWNDVREVVIHRFMRQRFLGIVPASMDTLLARRSPAWRWLLRVNYGLTRAPINIPERLLPMSLEELLAIVDRYRRP
- a CDS encoding cyclic nucleotide-binding domain-containing protein: MELIGRMLDGSIPYDPKGAEPKPGPFGFQLRQDDKIEHLQRVPLLSGCTQRQLRSIARIAEVQEVPAGTVLTRVGEPGEEFFLIVDGKVQVEVSARKRVRLGPGKFFGEMSMLDGGPRSATVVAETALRLLVIKRSDFSLLLSKASDLTRSLLTVLSQRVRQAEQAPHA
- a CDS encoding amidohydrolase family protein translates to MTIIDADGHVTESQEQLAKYLDEPYRRRPLAFPWFPQDGWDRRLLGTLGQFAGTADAWLSALDKGGMEATVLYPTLGLFMSFIRDRQWAVALCRAYNTLMHEEFIKVSPRLQAVALLPVQDPEAAAKELRRAVRELGHVGAMLAADGNHLLGDERFAPIYEEAQRLGVMLGVHASGSHLGGSGVDLFPRFIQAHTCSHAFGQMRQLTSVVFEGIPERFPDLKIAFLEAGCGWAPYWMERMDDEYAKRAVEAPVLKKKPSEYVRSGTIYFSCEADEWLLPQAMKLVGDNQIVYASDFPHWDNSYPDSLDEIRNRGDLADEQKRKIFGANARRLYGLS